TAGTAGACGCTGCAGCAGTGTTGTTTTGCCGCTTCCCAGAAATCCTGACAATATATACACAGGTACGACCTGTTCCATGTTTCATCGCTCCCCAGCAAATTACAGTTATGTGTAGCGAGTGTACTACATGCGCGCGAAGCACGCAAGCGGTACCGAAAATTCCAGGTGCTTTTTGTAAGTCTAAGTCAGCTTGTCTTTATTTCAGCCATACCCTATCATGAAAACATCTCTAATTTAGGAGTTGAGCCATTTGTCATCTGTTGAAGAACATCGGAAAGAAGCGCCACAAACCGTTTCCTGCTATATCATTACTGTCTCGGACACCAGGACTACCGAAACAGATACCGGAGGAGCTTTGATTAAATCTTTGCTCGTAGAAGCCGGGTATGAAGTGATAGGCAGCACCATTACAAAAGACAATTATCAGGATATTCGTGAGCTATTGTATAAATGTGTCGACCATGCCGGAATAGAAACGGTACTCCTGACTGGTGGAACAGGGATTTCTCCACGGGATACGACCTATGAAGCTGTTGCCTCTTTGCTAGATAAAACATTACCAGGCTTCGGTGAGATTTTCCGGATGCTAAGCTTCACAGAGGACATCGGTTCAGCTGCCATTCT
This Paenibacillus sp. FSL R5-0345 DNA region includes the following protein-coding sequences:
- a CDS encoding MogA/MoaB family molybdenum cofactor biosynthesis protein, translated to MSSVEEHRKEAPQTVSCYIITVSDTRTTETDTGGALIKSLLVEAGYEVIGSTITKDNYQDIRELLYKCVDHAGIETVLLTGGTGISPRDTTYEAVASLLDKTLPGFGEIFRMLSFTEDIGSAAILSRAIAGTMGKTAIFSMPGSTGAVKLAMERLIIPELRHVMREIYKR